CCTGCACCTTTTACTGATCTGTATATTTACTGATAGGTGACATTACAACAGCAGGCGCCGCGCAGCGCCGGTCACTATGTTTTACAACTCTAATTTTTCCCCGCAGCGCGCCCTGGCCTCCGAGCCAGTTCCGTTTCCGTCACATCGTCCATTTTCGCATAATCGCACATGGTGCCGCACCGGCCGAGGACCGTCAGCCTCTTAGTTTTTGTCATTCTGCTCCATTGTGGCGAGAAATCCGTCTCGTAGTAGCTGATAAATGCAAGACACGGTGGATATGGTGGACGACCCAGAGTATGAGGAAGAGGAGCCCTCCTTCAGCGACCCGGAGGACTTCGTGGATGACATCGAAGATGAGGGTGAGCGGCAGCAGGAAACGCGCCGGCTTTCCGGCCtgttgctaacagttagctaacAGCCGTATTAACGGGGCTACAGATACCACAAAGCTAGTTAGCTTGTCTGTTAGCCTCCGGGCTTCAGtatcaaaatgtaaatgtctgATCATTAGGAATTAAACAGATACATCGCCATTTTCCTTAAACATATGCCCAACATCTGCTAATGTTAACCGACGTTATCTAAATGTAATCTCACGCCCACTGAAAACCTCACCCAGACCCCAGACTACACTCACTGTGGCCTTGTCGCTGTCAGTTGAAAACCCGAAACCGGGTGCGAAGTTGACAAATGAAGAACATTTTGTAATAGCTGTCTGCATGGATAATGAAGGCCAAGACCATCACTGCGAACCTGCAGTCTGGTTTGCCTGAATCAGCTGGTAACATAAACTACCTTTCACATCAGCGTAACGATAATCCCAACGCAGGGTGGTGTGGTCTGATCCATAATGCCCCTCAGGTCTGCAGATGAAACATGAACAATTGACAAACCAGCGAAACGAGCAACACTGAAATACAGTGTTTAAGGTCACCTGGCTGAAATTAGTCAAGTCTAATATAACAGCCCTGCATTAAAATGTCCCCATGTGAAGTGTGTAATGTTCAGTATTTGGTCACACATGGTTTTATGGTTCTTTTGGAGTCTGTAGCTTGTGGTGATGATAATATATTTTGCCCACATCATCTACATCAGTAAGGATAGACTACATACCAGAAAAACTTCTTAGTATGAAGAAATAGTATGAGCAGCATCACAAACTACAACCTCCAGCTTCAGATAATCATGAAGTTAGATTAATATTTCTCTATATCTTTAGATTGCATTAGTTCAGCAATTGTCAAACGTTTtctttcacttctttttttttatcagtcatTGACAATAATTGGTGATGCAACTAACAAAAGAAGGATCCACATTGAGTTTTAGTGAAataaatgtcagcatgatagcagcagcagcaaacccTTGTTTTGTGTATTCATTCAACTTTGTTTCATTACATATTTTTCTCCTGGTCATCCACGCCCCACCTGCAGTGGCTCTGTGCCCCTCCAGATGAGCCCACCCCTCAGTTTGAGAACTCACTGTAATAATTTAAACTTGGTGTACCTATTGAACTGGCAACAGAGTGTAGTAGGCTACACCATAGGTCAGATAATTTTAGACTATCTTGGACTATTTTTGTACTATACTGCCCTTTACATCCTGCCGACTGAGACTATTGATAAATATGGAAGTCCCACCAGTGATATGTTGTGGTGGCATCTTTGTTGGGGCTCATAATAATCAATTCAATCAGAGGATTTTTGCTGCATGTactctctcctttctcttccCATGTTGTCTTTTACTCTGCTGCTTTTCAATGAAGGCAAGAAAAGTACTTTAAATTATACCCATGATCTCTAGAAATGAAGACAGGGATCTCATTGCAGTTTGAAGTGAGAGCTGTCAGGGAGTGAAAATGTATTTGGAAGCCCAGGCTCACACAGACAGATTAAATAAGTGACTaacatttctgtttctctcctatCTTCCCACCTTCTTTCTGTTCCCTTCAGAGCTCCTGGATGACATCCTGAGGGAGAAGCCTCAGGAGGCTGACGGCATAGActcggtggtggtggtggacaATGTCCCTCAGGTGGGCCCGGAGCGCTTGGAGAAACTCAAGAACGTCATACACAAGATTTTCTCCAAGTTCGGCAAGATCACCACTGAATTCTATCCAGAGGCTGATGGCTTGACAAAAGGGTATGTAATTTGCTCTGTACTCTGTTATGGCATTACACTTGCTATAATGTTTAATATAAGATGTTAAACAGACCAATATCTCATGCAGGTACATCTTCTTGGAGTATGCTGGTCCCACCCAGGCCCTCGAGGCAGTTAAGAACGCAGATGGATACAAACTCGACAAACAGCATACATTCAGGGTGAACCTCTTCACTGACTTTGACAAGTAAGTGGGCCGTGTCTGATGAGGAATGCAGCAAATGTGACGGCAGATGTGTGTGAGACAAGGAGATTAATCCTGTTTGCTTATTTCTCCAGGTACATGAACATCAGTGATGAGTGGGAAACTCCAGAGAAGCAGCCATTCAAAGATTTTgtgagttgttgttgttgtttttttttcagcaactACTTTGTTTTACTGATCATAGGTAGTTTATAATGTAGGCTTTTTGAACTCCTCATAAAAATGTGAAGTTATGCCCctatttaaccctttaaaacaaattaatatgccaaaatgtctgtctgttcagGGTAATATGCGCCATTGGATTGAGGACCCAGACTGCCGTGATCAGTACAGTGTGATCTACGAAGCTGGAGAGAGGACCGCCATTTTCTCTAACGATGCTAAagaaccaatcacagctgaagaGAGAGCAGTAAGTAGAAACAAAGGGTTAATTGGGGTCATGTTAAACGTCATTCAACAGTAGTGTTTGGCTTACAGACTaatctatatattttttgtgtgtgtcttgatTTCAGCGCTGGACAGAGACGTATGTCCGCTGGTCTCCTAAAGGCACCTACCTGGCCACCTTCCATCAGCGGGGCATTGCACTGTGGGGCGGCGAGAAGTTCAAACAGATCCAGAGGTTCAGCCATCAGGGCGTGTCCCTCATCGACTTCTCACCATGTGAGAGGTAATCAATATTTCTGTTTAGCAGTACTAATTGACACCTTCGTAGCATTAGTCATTACTGGATGAAGCGTGTATAAGCATAAGCTTCAAGCGTTATTGAGTGATGTGAATGGATGCACTGTTTGATGATGTCAGACTGATGCAGCTGTTAGAATACAGCTGTAATTATGGaatgtggcaaaatgtgatAATATCTGTGGCATCCAAAGGAAACACAGTCTCCCTCTCACTTACCGGCACTGTTAAGTTGGCAAACCATTAAAAACTGTacaatttttgacatttttcaattTGATTTTAAGTTTTCCTGTTCCTTTCCTGTAAAATTTGATCAGTATGGTTCATACTTTAGAGagaaatgtagattttcaactAGATTAACATAATAGTGATTtaattttttgctttttaaggaAGCAGAGTTTTATAGTCCCCAGTTGTAGTCATTTGATATTGCACATCTGCCGACACTGGGTCTGATACTTTTATTTACCTACATGTTGATTTCACAAGCTACTTGATGTAAATACTGATGGTCCTGGTTTAAAACAATTAAGCTGATAAGTTGTACTTATTGATAAAGGATGATGGATAATTTAAGATGAACTGTGTTGTCTCTGAGCTGTCTGAAACTCCATGTTGTCTCCTCCAGGTATGTGGTGACCTttagtccactgatggacacCAAGGAGGACCCACAGGCCATCATCATCTGGGACATTCTGACCGGACAGAAGAAGAGAGGTTTCCACTGCGAGAGCTCTGCACACTGGCCCATCTTCAAGTCAGTTTTTCTCTCTCATAGTTAAGATTTCATCTACTTCATTGTTGTTTTCACATCTGTTTCTCTTGTAGTGATTTAAATGTAACCCAATTAAACACCGACCACTACATTAAATTCAGTTCACAATGTAACACtatatttctttaaatattaatCACTTACTTTTCCAACTATGTGTAAGTTATCTTTTAAAATTCACATGAACCACTCTCCACATTGGCATTAATTAATTAGATCAGCTGTGCATATTTATGAAAATACGTCACTTTTAAAGCCAGTTCATGCGTTGCTCCCATTATTTCCTTCTTCCAAAACAGCCGCGAAGAACACCACACGGAAATGCCAGGAGTTGAGTTTTCATTAAACTAAAAATATGACTGTTGTGTTAACTGCATGCCTAATTACTCAGAGCACACACGGCCAAATTGCCAAGCAATGGAGCATTTAAAAGGCTATTTGCACAGATCTGTTTTAACTGAAAATGTTCTCTGGATGTTGTCTTTACTTCGGCAGTCTCTCCCATGCTCCGTGTGTGTTTGGAGGGGCTAAGCCCAGCACTCGgtgaaacaataaattaataattgtGTGAAATTTTAGCAGCAGTGCTCATAATTCACTGAATGAATAGAGGGTTAACACTGCAAGTTATAATTAGTTCCGCCTCACTACAGCATCCCATTCTCACTAATAACTAAAGAGCTGAAATGTTTGACAATTTCCAACACCTCGTAGTGACACTGGACAACAGACTCGGATGCATAACCAGCACCACTGCCAGGATTATTCGTCTCCCTGCATTCAACCTTGCTAACCAAACAATAAGGCCACTGCAGCGTTAATAGGACAGAACATCACACACCTGCCCAATCACCACCTTACCCTACTGCCCTCCAGGCGCAGGTACAGAGCCCTGAGGTGCAGAAGGGCTCGCTTTGGGAGAAGCCTAATCCCCGCAGCCATAGTGACATTCAAAAATAGGCCTCACTGAACTGGCCTGAGTGTGTACTGTTGTCTGTCATTGTATGTTGTTACTGTGTGCTGTTGTATGTGCGTTCGTCTGATGTGTTAAGCGCTGTGGaaaagaatttccccttaagGTCTATTTGTTCACAGATGGAGCCACGATGGGAAGTTCTTTGCCAGGATGACCACAGACACACTGAGCATCTATGAGACTCCAGTAagtaaatttacaaaaaaaaaaaaaaaaaaagttgtattaaTGTTAAGTGTTCAATTGACACTAAAGCCATGTTTCTACTCCGTCAGTCTATGGGCCTGCTCGACAAGAAGAGTCTCAAGATCACAGGAATCAAGTAAGGGGCCTGAATGATGCTTTTATAATCTGTTTCTTACAATTTACAGTTGTTAAATTTTGAGATTTCAATAATAATCtgcgtgtttttgtgtcaaCAGGGACTTCTCATGGTCTCCTGGTGACAACATCATAGCATTCTGGGTACCTGAGGACAAAGATATCCCAGCCAGAGTGACTCTGATGCAGATGCCTTCCCGTCAAGAGATCCGCGTGCGCAACCTCTTCAACGTCGTCGACTGCAAACTGCACTGGCAGAGAAATGGAGATTACCTGTGTGTGAAAGTGGACAGGACTCCTAAAGGAACACAGGTACAGAGGCAAAGCGAAAGAGAGGAAACAGCTGAGACCTCacttggaaaaataaaataactatattaaaatgaaatactaAATTTAGTTCTTAATCTTTTCAGGGTGTGGTCACCAACTTCGAAATCTTCCGCATGAGGGAGAAGCAGGTTCCTGTTGATGTGGTGGAGATGAAGGGTAAGAACATAATAAACACCAAAGAtaactttttcaatgttttctaaaggaaaaaaatccctGATCTGTTGgttgttgtgtttgtctttttaga
The window above is part of the Epinephelus moara isolate mb chromosome 5, YSFRI_EMoa_1.0, whole genome shotgun sequence genome. Proteins encoded here:
- the eif3ba gene encoding eukaryotic translation initiation factor 3, subunit Ba, translating into MQDTVDMVDDPEYEEEEPSFSDPEDFVDDIEDEELLDDILREKPQEADGIDSVVVVDNVPQVGPERLEKLKNVIHKIFSKFGKITTEFYPEADGLTKGYIFLEYAGPTQALEAVKNADGYKLDKQHTFRVNLFTDFDKYMNISDEWETPEKQPFKDFGNMRHWIEDPDCRDQYSVIYEAGERTAIFSNDAKEPITAEERARWTETYVRWSPKGTYLATFHQRGIALWGGEKFKQIQRFSHQGVSLIDFSPCERYVVTFSPLMDTKEDPQAIIIWDILTGQKKRGFHCESSAHWPIFKWSHDGKFFARMTTDTLSIYETPSMGLLDKKSLKITGIKDFSWSPGDNIIAFWVPEDKDIPARVTLMQMPSRQEIRVRNLFNVVDCKLHWQRNGDYLCVKVDRTPKGTQGVVTNFEIFRMREKQVPVDVVEMKESIIAFAWEPNGSKFAVLHGESPRINVSFYHVKNNGKIELIKMFDKQQANSIFWSPQGQFLVLAGLRSMNGALAFVDTSDCTMMNIAEHYMASDVEWDPTGRYVVTSVSWWSHKVDNAYWLWTFQGRLLQKNNKDRFCQLLWRPRPPTLLSADQIKMIKKDLKKYSKIFEQKDRLSQSKASKELVDKRRSMMEDYRRYRETAQQTYLEQKSIRLELRGGVDTDELDSNVDDWEEETIEFFINEEIIPLGDL